In Calonectris borealis chromosome 29, bCalBor7.hap1.2, whole genome shotgun sequence, one genomic interval encodes:
- the PSMB4 gene encoding proteasome subunit beta type-4, which yields MEVGGARAPPPFWAGGPAPGQTYAPGGPGPAAGLLPFTRTLSPMVTGTSVLGVKFDGGVIIAADMMGSYGSLARFRSISRLLKVNDTTMLGASGDYADFQYLKQIIDQMVIDEELLGDGHSYSPKAIHSWLTRVMYNRRSKINPLWNTVVIGGYYNGESFLGYVDMLGVAYEAPTLATGYGAYLAQPLMREVLEKKPSLTKEEARDLIERCMKILYYRDARSFNRYEVAIATEKGVEVEGPLTLEANWDIAHLVSGFE from the exons ATGGAGGTCGGGGGAGCGCGGGCGCCGCCGCCGTTCTGGgccgggggcccggccccggggcagacGTACGCtcccggcgggcccggccccgccgccggcctccTGCCCTTCACCCGGACGCT GAGCCCGATGGTGACGGGCACCTCGGTGCTGGGAGTGAAGTTCGACGGGGGGGTGATCATCGCCGCAGACATGATGGGCTCCTACGGCTCCCTCGCCCGCTTCCGCAGCATCTCCAGGCTGCTGAAGGTGAACGACACCACCATGCTGGGGGCGTCCGGCGACTACGCCGACTTCCAGTACCTCAAGCAGATCATTGACCAGATGGT AATCGACGAGGAGCTGTTGGGAGATGGTCACAGTTACAGCCCGAAAGCCATTCATTCCTGGCTGACAAGAGTCATGTACAACCGGAGGTCCAAGATAAATCCGCTCTGGAACACCGTTGTCATCGGAGGCTACTACAATGGCGAGAG CTTCCTAGGTTACGTGGACATGCTCGGCGTGGCCTACGAAGCCCCTACGCTTGCTACGGGTTACGGAGCGTACCTAGCTCAG cCGTTGATGAGAGAAGTCTTGGAGAAGAAGCCCAGCCTGACGAAGGAGGAGGCCCGAGACTTGATCGAGCGTTGCATGAAAATTTTGTATTACAGAGACGCTCGGTCGTTCAACAGG TACGAAGTAGCGATTGCAACGGAGAAGGGCGTGGAGGTGGAAGGGCCCCTGACCCTGGAAGCCAACTGGGACATAGCACACCTCGTCAG TGGCTTTGAATGA